The proteins below come from a single Xenopus tropicalis strain Nigerian chromosome 9, UCB_Xtro_10.0, whole genome shotgun sequence genomic window:
- the dapl1 gene encoding death-associated protein-like 1 (The RefSeq protein has 1 substitution compared to this genomic sequence), translating to MAKELKVQSPSQALKAGHLPAVKAGGMRVSKKQGNEENTAPEKNAKKTLQEKPSSVLNMTKMQAMNILAGELEKLSHDFPGEAAQIAHKKPRPTVEKIILPKRLYIIQQPRRC from the exons ATGGCCAAAGAGCTAAAGGTACAGAGTCCTCCCCAAGCCCTAAAGGCTGGCCATCTTCCTGCAG TGAAAGCTGGCGGAATGAGGGTTTCCAAAAAGCAAGGCAATGAAGAAAATACTGCACCTgagaaaaatgcaaagaaaaccTTGCAGGAAAAACCAAG CTCTGTTCTTAACATGACGAAGATGCAAGCAATGAACATTTTGGCTGGAGAGCTAGAGAAG CTCAGCCATGACTTTCCCGGAGAAGCCGCGCAGATTGCGCACAAAAAACCACGACCTACTGTCGAGAAGATCATTCTGCCAAAAAGGCTGTACATTATTCAGCAGCCTCGCAGATGTTAG